A window of Pullulanibacillus sp. KACC 23026 genomic DNA:
ATTACGGGCCAAGCGGAGTCGTTCGTTACAATTTGAAAACTTGTCAAAAAAACCTAATCTATTATTTTGGGAAAAAAGGGGTTTGGTACCCAATCGGACCATTAGTTCGAGAGACGCTGCATCAGCATCATTCAGAGGAGCTTTCGGCTATTAACCTATCAAATGAGGATTGGGTCAATATCATTAACGTCGAAGAGTGGAGAAGGACATTCGTTGGCAGAGAACGGACAGGCAAGTTGAAGCTTGGACGCCATTCGCGTGATTCAGAGGTAAAGTGGCCATCAGATAAAAAAGAACTTCTAGCCATTTATCCTGATTCACCAAATTATGAGGTATACGTGATGGGAGGGGCTGAGACTCCCAAGAAAGTTCTTGGGAAGCTCCCACACAATTGGAAAGTCTATGATTTTGGTGCTATGGAGGCAAAAGAGTTTTTAGCCAAGCTCGATGTGTTTGTCTATTACACTCACCCGGATTGGGTGGAGTCCTTTGGTCGAGTCATTCTGGAGGCTATGGCGGTAGGTGTACCAGTGATCATTCCAACTCAATATAAGAAATTATTTGGTGAAGCGGCGATCTATTCTACTTCAGACGATGTCCAAACACACATTGATCAGCTAATGAAAGATCCCACTTATTATGAGCAGCAGGTAACAAAGGCTTTAGAATTTGTGGAAAAACAGTTCGGCTACACCAAACATTACAACCGGCTTCAAATAAAGCAGTGGTCGAAAGCTGCGGTTGAAATCTAACAGGATGGATTCTAGGGGGATGTAGGGTTGATTAAAATTGAAAATGCATTTTTATTAGATATTGCGTTGGGCTATCCTTTTGGAAAAGTCTGGTTTCCTTCTGATTTTCCAGAAGTCACTATTGAAGAGATCCCAAACACGTTCTTATTAAAAGGAAAACAACTGGCTGGGATCAAGCGATTAGTTGAGCAGAACGATTCCACGATAGCTCGTTCTATTGAAGGACTCATGAATCGTGCTGACGCGTTTCTCGCGATGCCACCAATTAGTGTCACACAAAAGAAAGACTTGCATGAGGGAACGACTTTAAATGACTATTGTTCGCTTGCGAAATACTGGTGGCCAAACTTAGACACTAAAAACGGTCTGCCTTACATCAGACGTGACGGTGAGGTTAATCCGGATTGTTATAATCAAAAATATGATCTCAATCGCCTAGATCGCTTTTCTGAAGCGACGCTAATACTTGGGCTTGCCGGCTTCATTACCGAAAAAAAGGTTTATTTGAACAAGGCAATGAGCTTGATTAAGACATGGCTGATTGACTCTGACACAAGACAGACCCCGCACTTTCGGTTTGCTCAAATTGTCCCTGGCAGAGATGCTGAACGTGCAACCGGCTTGATCGAAGCTAGAAGGTTAATTTATGTGTGTGAGTCGATCCAATTGCTAAAGCATGCGAATGCTGTTTCCGAACAGGACGAAAAAGCTCTGGTCGAGTGGTTCAGGGAACTCCTCACCTGGATGCTTGAAAGCCAGCAAGGACAAAAGGCATTAAAGCAAAAAAATAATATTGGCTTTTGGGTCGATTTACAGTGCTTAATTTATGCGAATTTCTGCGGTGAACGGAACAAAGCCAATAAGCTTATTAAAGATTTTTTACTTCCGAGAATCGAGGATCAGGTTGATGTGGACGGCAAGCTGAAGAGAGAATTGACACGAGCAATGCCCTATGATTATGCTGCCTTCACGTTAATGGCCCTCGCTGGTCTAAGTACGAGCAGTGAGCATAATGAAATTAAACTAGATGAGTATTCAAGCGAAGAAGGACGTAACTTCCAGAATGCATTTAAATGGTTTAATGCTGCCGTACACAATAATGACCTACAGGAGCCAAGTCTTTCTCTTGCCCGGTTTACGATTCTTCAACAAGAATTGGCGCAGTTAAGAGAAGAAATCCTGCAGCTTGAATCGCAATTAATCGGGGAACAAACTCAGTTAAACGCCGAGGCAGATTTGGACGACGAAGTCCGCTCAAGACTCACTGAACGTTTGGAGCGGGCTGAAAAGGAAAACGGTCGCTTAAGAGCAGAGCTAAACAACATTTACCGATCAATGATGAGTGCAGCGTTTCATTACAGAGGTACCGATTTTATATTTGAAGAACAAGCGAAGCGTCTGAAGGAATTAAACCGGGTTAGGAATAAAGATAAAGAGATAAATATAAAGCTAAAGGAAGAACTCGATCAGCTTCAGAATGACTATTTTAAGACTTTAAAAGACTTGCAAAGTCAAAAACAAGAAAATACAAGCCTTCAAACCCAAAAAGAGGAATTAAAGCTTGAATTAGAAAACCAGATGTTGTTGAATAAAGAGTTAATGAAACGGATTACCACAACGCTTTCTAACCGTGTGGAAAGAACCGAGAATCTCCTAGCCAATCTAACCAAGCAACTGGAGAGCAAGAAACAGAGCAATAGGGAAAAGCTAAAGGCGTTTGAACAAAAAGAGAAAAACCTGCTTGATTTAAATAAAAAGATCAAAACTCTCACGCGAGATAAAGATAGATACAAAAGGCTATTTAAAGAGGCCGCGCAAAGTAAAACATGGCGTTATACGTCCCCACTGCGAAAGGTACTCGATAATGTAAAGGGAAGATCCTAATTTAGGGAACGGTCATAGGTGATACTAAAATTTTATTTAAGGGAGATAAGTCGATTGAAAGAAACTGTTCACACCATTGAGGAGAATTTCCTAGATCGCGAAACCAAATTGGAAAAGCTACTGGAAGAAATCAGACAAGCACTTGCGAAGGAAGAAGCACTTGAACAAGAGTTAAACAAGAAATCAAAGAACATTGAAGCAGAAATTCGGGGTGCACAACAAATCTATAAATCTCTTGAAAAAGAAAGAAACAAATACAAGAACGGCTTTAATGAGATTCTAGATAGTCGCATATGGAAACTCTTGGAACCAGCTCGAAAAGTAGGCCGAATCGGTAAGAAAGGACCTGCTTTGAATGAAGCCGCCGTGGCTTTACAAGGAACAGAAGATCTAGCGGCATTAGCCGAACCAAAGAAAGCCGTCAATAGAAGAACTGCGAGTAAAAAAGTAACTAATAAAAACCTTCCTAAGAAGAAATGGCAGGTCAATGCTGACCGAAAAATTGAACGGGCTAAACGAAAACTCTTAAATCTTGGTTTTGTAGATACTGCTTATCAAGAACTCTTGAATTTTGTTGAGGATGACGATAAGACTTATTTACGAAAGGAAGCAGCTTGGCAACTTGCTCTTTTTCACGCGAATCAATACACAAAAGAAGATTCCAAAGCCTCCCTTCGTTTCCTTGAGATTGCAGAAGAAAAAGAGAAGGATCCGATTCGTATCCGTCAGATCAGTGTCATGAAGGCCGAGGCCTTAGAATTACTAGAGGACAGAGAACCGGCCAAAACCATCATCCGCAATGAAATGACAAAAGAAGAAACGATGGATTTATATCTAGCC
This region includes:
- a CDS encoding alginate lyase family protein; translated protein: MIKIENAFLLDIALGYPFGKVWFPSDFPEVTIEEIPNTFLLKGKQLAGIKRLVEQNDSTIARSIEGLMNRADAFLAMPPISVTQKKDLHEGTTLNDYCSLAKYWWPNLDTKNGLPYIRRDGEVNPDCYNQKYDLNRLDRFSEATLILGLAGFITEKKVYLNKAMSLIKTWLIDSDTRQTPHFRFAQIVPGRDAERATGLIEARRLIYVCESIQLLKHANAVSEQDEKALVEWFRELLTWMLESQQGQKALKQKNNIGFWVDLQCLIYANFCGERNKANKLIKDFLLPRIEDQVDVDGKLKRELTRAMPYDYAAFTLMALAGLSTSSEHNEIKLDEYSSEEGRNFQNAFKWFNAAVHNNDLQEPSLSLARFTILQQELAQLREEILQLESQLIGEQTQLNAEADLDDEVRSRLTERLERAEKENGRLRAELNNIYRSMMSAAFHYRGTDFIFEEQAKRLKELNRVRNKDKEINIKLKEELDQLQNDYFKTLKDLQSQKQENTSLQTQKEELKLELENQMLLNKELMKRITTTLSNRVERTENLLANLTKQLESKKQSNREKLKAFEQKEKNLLDLNKKIKTLTRDKDRYKRLFKEAAQSKTWRYTSPLRKVLDNVKGRS